A window from Longimicrobiales bacterium encodes these proteins:
- a CDS encoding cytochrome c, which yields MTVSRWAPVAGAVLVVVAAGACGDPDTTDGRGYTKAPLEDPSVLISGEHAGEMAQYGSPNRVVAEELQLPEQVATAEPDAGPVAAVDLPEGVTQEMVTAGQTVFGGPGLCFACHGANGVGGPLAPALADSEWLNIEGSYDEIVTIITNGVASPVQYAAAMPPRGGAPITDEQVREVAAYVYSISR from the coding sequence ATGACGGTTAGCAGGTGGGCACCCGTGGCCGGTGCTGTACTCGTGGTGGTGGCAGCCGGAGCATGTGGCGATCCCGATACAACGGATGGTCGCGGCTATACGAAGGCGCCGCTGGAGGACCCCAGCGTGCTCATCAGCGGCGAGCACGCTGGCGAGATGGCACAGTACGGCTCGCCCAACCGCGTCGTCGCTGAGGAACTGCAGTTGCCCGAGCAGGTCGCGACGGCGGAGCCCGATGCAGGTCCGGTCGCAGCCGTCGACCTGCCCGAGGGCGTGACGCAGGAGATGGTCACCGCGGGTCAGACGGTATTCGGCGGTCCCGGCCTGTGCTTCGCCTGTCACGGCGCCAACGGGGTCGGCGGCCCGCTCGCGCCGGCACTCGCGGACTCCGAATGGCTGAACATCGAGGGCAGCTACGACGAGATCGTGACAATTATCACCAATGGCGTCGCCAGCCCCGTACAGTACGCCGCTGCGATGCCGCCGCGCGGCGGTGCGCCCATCACGGATGAGCAGGTCCGCGAAGTCGCCGCCTACGTGTACTCGATCAGCCGCTGA
- a CDS encoding 1-phosphofructokinase family hexose kinase, with amino-acid sequence MMDAGVRSGTIVTLTMNPAIDASTSVERVTPDDKLRCDALRREPGGGGINVARAIGRLGGDALALYPAGGAMGALLEKMLEDEPVRQERLDVAGSTRENVTVAESSTDRQYRFVMPGAELTGAECSAILDRMDALDPAPDYVVASGSLPPGVGPEFHARLGRRARDHGARFVLDTSGAALREGLASGAWLIKPNLRELGQIAGRDVSDDTEQERVARGLVDNGVVDVVVVSLGAAGALLVTAGGCQRIRAPTVPIRSRVGAGDSTVAGIVLGMVRGLSVSEAVRYGVAAGAAAVMTPGSELCRRGDTERLFARLQDDPVASSA; translated from the coding sequence ATGATGGATGCCGGGGTGCGCAGCGGTACGATCGTGACGCTCACAATGAACCCTGCCATCGATGCGAGCACATCGGTCGAGCGTGTGACACCGGACGACAAGCTGAGGTGCGACGCGCTGCGGCGGGAGCCGGGCGGCGGCGGCATCAACGTCGCGCGCGCGATCGGCCGGCTGGGCGGCGACGCCCTGGCGCTGTATCCGGCAGGTGGAGCGATGGGTGCCCTGCTCGAGAAGATGCTGGAAGATGAGCCGGTGCGGCAGGAGCGTCTCGACGTCGCAGGTTCGACCAGAGAGAACGTCACGGTAGCCGAGTCGAGCACGGATCGGCAGTACCGTTTCGTCATGCCCGGTGCGGAGCTGACCGGAGCCGAATGTTCTGCGATCCTCGACCGCATGGACGCGCTCGACCCGGCGCCCGACTACGTCGTTGCGAGCGGCAGTCTGCCGCCTGGTGTCGGACCGGAATTCCACGCCCGGCTCGGTCGGCGGGCGCGGGATCACGGCGCCCGGTTCGTGCTGGACACGTCGGGCGCAGCGCTGCGCGAGGGACTCGCTTCCGGTGCCTGGCTGATCAAGCCGAATCTCCGCGAGCTCGGCCAGATCGCCGGGCGAGACGTCTCGGATGACACGGAACAGGAGCGGGTCGCCCGGGGCCTCGTGGACAACGGCGTTGTCGACGTGGTCGTGGTGAGCCTCGGCGCGGCCGGGGCGCTGCTCGTCACGGCCGGGGGGTGCCAACGCATTCGCGCTCCCACCGTCCCCATCCGCAGCAGGGTTGGTGCAGGCGACAGCACCGTCGCCGGGATCGTGCTCGGAATGGTGCGCGGCCTGAGCGTGAGTGAGGCCGTCCGCTACGGCGTTGCGGCCGGCGCCGCGGCAGTGATGACACCGGGTAGCGAACTGTGTCGGCGTGGTGATACGGAACGGTTGTTCGCGCGGCTGCAGGACGATCCTGTCGCATCGAGCGCATAA
- a CDS encoding HD domain-containing protein produces the protein MPTREEALNLLEQWVENTGLRNHMRSVEAAVRWYARAAGADEDLWGLAGLLHDLDWEKYPDEHPLRAVDEMRRLGYPEEVLHAILAHRADFTGTAPESPLDRTLVACDELTGLVTATALMRPTGIDGMTAKSVKKKMKDKAFAAGVDRDEVRHGAELLGVDLDDHISNVIAAMQDISDELGLSRAPAPEQ, from the coding sequence ATGCCGACACGCGAGGAAGCGCTGAACCTGCTGGAGCAGTGGGTGGAGAACACCGGGCTCCGCAATCACATGCGTTCGGTCGAGGCCGCTGTGCGGTGGTACGCTCGCGCAGCCGGCGCAGATGAGGACCTCTGGGGCCTCGCCGGACTGCTCCATGATCTCGACTGGGAGAAGTATCCCGACGAGCATCCCCTGCGCGCGGTCGACGAGATGCGCCGTCTCGGCTATCCCGAGGAGGTCCTGCACGCGATTCTGGCGCACCGCGCCGACTTCACCGGCACGGCGCCCGAGTCACCGCTGGATCGCACGCTCGTCGCGTGTGACGAGCTGACGGGCCTGGTTACGGCGACCGCACTCATGCGCCCGACCGGCATCGACGGCATGACTGCCAAGTCCGTGAAGAAGAAGATGAAGGACAAGGCGTTCGCCGCGGGTGTCGATCGCGACGAGGTGCGGCATGGCGCCGAGCTCCTGGGTGTGGACCTCGACGATCACATCTCGAACGTCATAGCTGCCATGCAGGATATTTCGGACGAACTGGGTTTGAGCAGGGCGCCAGCGCCCGAGCAGTGA